One window from the genome of Faecalibacterium sp. HTF-F encodes:
- a CDS encoding carbamoyl phosphate synthase small subunit, giving the protein MNAYLLLANGMVFAGQSVGAEGVTVGEVVFATGMVGFQETLTDPSYYGQIITQTYPLIGNYGMNKDDMESDRIWAKGYIVREACTTPSNWRCEETLDSFLKKNNTIGIEGIDTRHLTRIIRESGVMNGAILTTFDPADPANKAETEALLAQIRAYAVTDAVKNVTCAAPEVFNPQGETHIVLMHYGCKRNIVRCLVKRGCKVTVMPAFATADQIKALNPDGIMLSNGPGDPAEPVEIIENLKQIFALNIPTFGICLGHQLSALAAGAKTMKLKYGHRGANQPVTDFESGRTFITSQNHGYAVVGDELPAEMGEVAQVNANDGTCEGIKYKKWNCFTVQFHPEANGGPKDTEFLFDRFLNNVKAAKKEAR; this is encoded by the coding sequence ATGAACGCATATCTTCTTTTGGCAAATGGCATGGTCTTTGCCGGCCAGTCGGTGGGTGCCGAGGGCGTCACCGTGGGCGAGGTGGTCTTTGCCACCGGTATGGTGGGCTTTCAGGAGACTCTGACCGACCCCAGCTACTACGGCCAGATCATCACCCAGACCTACCCCCTTATCGGCAACTACGGCATGAATAAGGACGACATGGAGTCCGACCGCATCTGGGCAAAGGGCTACATCGTGCGTGAGGCCTGCACCACCCCCTCCAACTGGCGCTGCGAGGAAACGCTGGACAGCTTTTTGAAAAAGAACAACACCATCGGCATCGAGGGCATCGATACCCGCCACCTGACCCGCATCATCCGGGAAAGCGGCGTGATGAACGGTGCCATCCTGACCACCTTTGATCCCGCCGACCCGGCCAACAAGGCCGAGACCGAGGCCCTGCTGGCCCAGATCCGCGCCTATGCCGTCACCGATGCGGTGAAGAACGTGACCTGCGCTGCCCCCGAGGTGTTCAATCCGCAGGGCGAGACCCATATCGTGCTGATGCACTACGGCTGCAAGCGCAACATCGTGCGCTGCCTTGTCAAGCGCGGCTGCAAGGTGACGGTCATGCCCGCCTTTGCAACGGCAGACCAGATCAAAGCTCTGAACCCGGACGGCATCATGCTGTCCAACGGCCCCGGCGACCCCGCCGAGCCGGTGGAGATCATCGAGAACCTCAAGCAGATCTTTGCACTGAACATCCCCACCTTCGGCATCTGTCTGGGCCACCAGCTGTCCGCGCTGGCAGCCGGTGCCAAGACCATGAAGCTGAAGTACGGCCACCGCGGTGCCAACCAGCCTGTGACTGACTTTGAGTCCGGCCGCACCTTCATCACCAGCCAGAACCACGGCTACGCTGTGGTGGGCGACGAGCTGCCCGCCGAGATGGGCGAGGTGGCACAGGTGAACGCCAACGACGGCACCTGTGAGGGCATCAAGTATAAGAAGTGGAACTGCTTCACCGTGCAGTTCCACCCGGAAGCAAACGGCGGCCCCAAGGATACCGAGTTTCTGTTCGACCGCTTCCTGAACAACGTCAAAGCAGCAAAAAAGGAGGCACGCTGA
- the pyrE gene encoding orotate phosphoribosyltransferase, which produces MSEALEILKSCDAFLEGHFLLSSGRHSSAYCQMAYLQQYPDRCAEVMKSVADKVKEMDVDVIVGPAMGGIVYAYELARQTGKRAIFTERVDNVMTLKRFAIHPGEKCLIAEDVVTTGISSLETKRVIEENGGICVGITCVVDRTKPEAPSPIPIVASALKLDLPNYAPEECPICKEGKLPLVHLGSRKMKQEAKQTL; this is translated from the coding sequence ATGAGTGAAGCACTTGAAATCCTGAAGAGCTGTGACGCGTTCCTGGAAGGTCACTTCCTGCTGTCCTCCGGCCGCCATTCCAGCGCATACTGCCAGATGGCTTATCTGCAGCAGTACCCCGACCGCTGCGCCGAGGTCATGAAGAGCGTGGCAGATAAGGTCAAGGAAATGGACGTGGATGTGATCGTGGGACCTGCCATGGGCGGCATCGTCTATGCCTACGAGCTGGCCCGCCAGACCGGCAAGCGCGCCATCTTTACCGAGCGCGTGGACAATGTGATGACCCTGAAGCGCTTCGCCATCCATCCGGGTGAGAAGTGCCTCATCGCTGAGGATGTGGTCACCACTGGCATCTCCTCTCTGGAGACCAAGCGGGTCATTGAGGAGAACGGCGGCATCTGTGTGGGCATTACCTGCGTGGTGGACCGCACTAAGCCCGAGGCTCCGTCTCCCATTCCCATCGTGGCAAGCGCCCTCAAGCTGGACCTGCCCAACTACGCACCGGAAGAGTGCCCCATCTGCAAGGAGGGCAAGCTGCCGCTGGTGCATCTGGGCAGCCGCAAGATGAAGCAGGAAGCAAAGCAGACCCTGTAA
- a CDS encoding dihydroorotate dehydrogenase, protein MADLKTNLLGFVMNSPVIGASGTVGYGVEYEELADFAKIGGISGKGLTLHGQYGNKGERLWETPSGLINSIGLQNPGVQHFIDVELPEMLELKQKYGTVAIANLGGHSEEEYVEGAAMLSDSAVDIVELNISCPNVKVGGMAYGVKSEAAGEVVHMVRAACKKPLMVKLSPQAENIPEMCKAVEAAGADAISLTNTFQACAIDLEKRRPVFNNIFAGLSGPAVRPIALRMVWQAVGAVNIPVVGLGGIATGRDALEFIMAGAAAVQVGAANFANPRAMETIADEMAAWMDKNGVKTLDEIRGCARNAE, encoded by the coding sequence ATGGCTGACCTGAAAACCAACCTGCTGGGCTTTGTGATGAACAGCCCGGTCATCGGCGCATCCGGCACCGTGGGCTACGGCGTGGAGTACGAAGAGCTGGCAGACTTTGCCAAGATCGGCGGCATCTCCGGCAAGGGTCTGACCCTGCACGGCCAGTACGGCAACAAGGGCGAGCGCCTGTGGGAGACCCCCTCCGGCCTCATCAACAGCATCGGCCTGCAGAACCCCGGCGTGCAGCACTTCATTGACGTGGAGCTGCCCGAGATGCTGGAGCTGAAGCAGAAGTACGGCACGGTGGCCATTGCCAACCTTGGCGGCCACAGCGAGGAAGAGTACGTGGAAGGTGCCGCGATGCTGAGCGACAGCGCAGTGGACATCGTGGAGCTGAACATCTCCTGCCCCAACGTCAAGGTGGGCGGCATGGCCTACGGCGTCAAGTCCGAGGCTGCCGGTGAGGTGGTGCACATGGTGCGCGCTGCCTGCAAAAAGCCCCTGATGGTCAAGCTGAGCCCGCAGGCCGAGAACATCCCCGAGATGTGCAAGGCTGTGGAAGCCGCCGGTGCGGACGCCATCAGCCTGACCAACACCTTCCAGGCCTGCGCCATCGATCTGGAAAAGCGCCGCCCGGTGTTCAACAACATCTTTGCGGGCCTGTCCGGCCCGGCGGTGCGGCCCATCGCTCTGCGCATGGTCTGGCAGGCCGTGGGCGCTGTGAACATCCCGGTGGTGGGTCTGGGCGGCATCGCCACGGGCCGTGACGCACTGGAGTTCATCATGGCCGGTGCTGCGGCGGTGCAGGTGGGTGCCGCAAACTTTGCCAACCCCCGCGCCATGGAGACCATTGCGGACGAGATGGCCGCATGGATGGACAAGAACGGCGTGAAAACACTGGACGAGATCCGCGGATGTGCCCGGAATGCTGAATAA
- a CDS encoding dihydroorotate dehydrogenase electron transfer subunit — MRAACCEATVLRNEVIASDIRLLTVVWPDRDHAPHAGQFFTLRAWGADEAPFLSRPISVHRWNPDSSTIEFLYQVVGEGTEKIAQLKMKDTFQLTGPMGNGFDVPDILSKYKKIAVVGGGIGTAPMFQLTRELAAAGVKPDVFFGFRDAPYCMEEYREIANLVKVSTDTGAVGFHGFVTQLYDPADYDVVLVCGPTVMMKNAARLCAEKGTPCFVSMEKKMACGIGACLGCTCETKGGEGKSVCKNGPVFDATEVFF; from the coding sequence ATGCGTGCAGCCTGCTGTGAAGCCACTGTTCTGCGCAATGAGGTCATTGCCTCGGACATCCGTCTGCTGACGGTGGTCTGGCCGGACCGCGACCACGCACCACACGCAGGCCAGTTCTTTACCCTGCGTGCATGGGGCGCAGACGAAGCCCCCTTCCTGTCCCGGCCCATCAGCGTGCACCGCTGGAACCCGGACAGCAGCACCATCGAGTTTCTGTATCAGGTGGTGGGCGAGGGCACGGAAAAGATCGCGCAGCTCAAAATGAAGGATACCTTCCAGCTCACCGGCCCTATGGGCAACGGCTTTGATGTGCCGGACATCCTGAGCAAGTACAAAAAAATCGCTGTGGTGGGCGGCGGCATCGGCACTGCGCCCATGTTCCAGCTCACCCGCGAGCTGGCAGCGGCAGGCGTGAAGCCGGATGTGTTCTTCGGCTTCCGGGATGCCCCCTACTGCATGGAGGAGTACCGCGAGATCGCAAACCTCGTCAAGGTGTCCACCGACACCGGCGCGGTGGGCTTCCACGGCTTTGTCACCCAGCTGTACGACCCCGCCGACTACGATGTGGTGCTGGTGTGCGGCCCCACGGTCATGATGAAGAACGCCGCCCGCCTGTGTGCCGAAAAGGGCACCCCCTGCTTTGTGAGCATGGAAAAGAAGATGGCCTGCGGCATCGGTGCCTGCCTTGGCTGCACCTGCGAGACCAAGGGCGGCGAGGGCAAGAGCGTGTGCAAGAACGGCCCGGTATTTGATGCAACGGAGGTGTTCTTCTGA
- the pyrF gene encoding orotidine-5'-phosphate decarboxylase, translating into MTNMDKLYEAVEARGPVCVGLDTDFSYLPADFVDSTLSRGENIVRFNKKLIDATKAVAGCYKVQIAYYESLGLEGMKAYADTLKAVREAGVPVIADIKRGDIAKTAEMYAMGHFTGDFESDFVTLAPYMGLDSISPYLPYAEKQGKGMFVLCRTSNGGAKDFEYEKLADGRHVYDLVGDKLNALGKDYMGEHGYSSIGLVIGGTHIEEATEIRAKYQDSFFLIPGYGAQGGKAEDIAQYLTKGNGGVVNSSRGILLAYKKQPGTAFDEAAYNECVNMKEAIAHACSLL; encoded by the coding sequence ATGACGAACATGGACAAACTGTACGAAGCTGTGGAAGCCCGCGGCCCGGTGTGCGTGGGTCTGGACACCGACTTCAGCTACCTGCCCGCCGATTTTGTGGACAGCACCCTGTCCCGCGGCGAGAACATCGTGCGCTTCAACAAGAAGCTCATTGACGCCACCAAGGCCGTGGCAGGCTGCTACAAGGTGCAGATCGCTTACTACGAGTCTCTGGGTCTTGAGGGCATGAAGGCCTACGCCGACACCCTGAAGGCGGTGCGCGAGGCAGGTGTGCCGGTGATCGCCGACATCAAGCGCGGCGACATTGCCAAGACCGCCGAGATGTACGCCATGGGTCACTTTACCGGTGATTTCGAGAGTGATTTCGTCACGCTGGCACCCTACATGGGTCTGGACTCCATCAGCCCCTACCTGCCCTACGCCGAAAAGCAGGGCAAGGGCATGTTCGTGCTCTGCCGCACCTCCAACGGCGGTGCCAAGGACTTTGAGTACGAGAAGCTGGCCGATGGCCGTCACGTCTACGATCTGGTGGGCGACAAGCTGAACGCTCTGGGCAAGGACTACATGGGCGAGCACGGCTACTCCTCCATCGGTCTGGTCATCGGCGGCACCCACATCGAGGAGGCCACCGAGATCCGCGCAAAGTATCAGGACAGCTTCTTCCTGATCCCCGGCTACGGCGCACAGGGCGGCAAGGCCGAGGACATTGCCCAGTATCTTACCAAGGGCAACGGCGGCGTGGTCAACTCCAGCCGCGGCATCCTGCTGGCCTACAAAAAGCAGCCGGGCACTGCCTTTGACGAAGCCGCTTACAACGAATGTGTGAATATGAAGGAGGCCATTGCTCATGCGTGCAGCCTGCTGTGA